The Solanum dulcamara chromosome 6, daSolDulc1.2, whole genome shotgun sequence genome contains the following window.
AACCAAACCAGCCGCGAAATCAGGaaaaaatactttatttaaGAAAGATTTAGAAAGACACTATGGATTGGACGTGTGTTTTCTCAAATGTTCTTAATTTACTAGTCACAAGATATCATGGCCTCAATATatgttattcttttttcttgatttatgagatattgaaaattatttttttatatttttaaattgataattattataatttatacattttatgtcattttaattaatacatattatttactttgtttcattttatgtcgcatcaaaattttatttgtcttttaaatattttagattattaattattgttgtttataatatcttttacataaatttcaaataatgtATGTTACTctctctgtcccaatttatatggcactgataaaatttcaagaaccaTTTAGATTTTGTctatgtttttaaaattttcaagttgataattattgtaatttattataCCTTTTAtatcatttcaaataatatatgttacttcctCCGTTCCAATTTAAATTgctaattattgtgatttatagtactttttacatgaaattttgaaattattaatcagtgtaatttaaaatactccgcacttaattttttaaaatatataacatattccaaaagagtaaaaaagaaattaaaataaaaaaaatacaaaaattaatataagTAGACACGTCAATGACCATCTACTTGCTTTAAGCAGCTGAAGCAGACAGGACAACTAGAAGCTGCTCAAGCAAGCAGTACGATCAGAAGCTGCTGAGTTATTCccttatatataaatattaatttatcaaaaGATTAGAATTTATATATCATTACATTCAGAGTTGCAATACGTAAACAACTACAGGAGTATCCAAATGTTAAACCACATTATAAAAGTTTGAAAGAGGGTGGTTGAAATGAGGGTGAAGAAGGGTATgcttatttttgaaaatcagttTAGCTTCATGCCGGTACATCCAACTACAAAAACCATTCATCTTGTTAGGAAATCGATGAAGCACTACATGAAGAGGAAAAAGGACTTACACATGGTTTGTGTATCAATCTAGGAAAATCATATGATAGTGTCCCAAGGAAGAATCTTTGGCGATGCTTGGTGGCTAGAAGGAATATGAATATATAGCGCACACTAGGGTGATTAAGGACGTGTACGATGGAGTCATGACTCGAGTAAGGACAATAAAAGGAGATTCAAAGATACTTTCCAATTGTAATAGGACTGCATCACGAGTCAACTCTTAgctcatatttttttttgttggtgaTAGATAAATTGACTAAGAGAATCCATGATGAGGTgtcatgatatatgttatttgtGGATGAGATAATTCTAATTAGTGAGACTCACAATGGACTTAACGCTTAGCTGTAGTTTTGGAGACTGACCCTAGAGTTTAAAAGATTCAGGTTGAGTAGGAAAAAGATGGAATACTTGGAGTCCAAGTTCAGTGACATAATTCCTAGATGCACAAGTCATCTAAAAAGGAAATTTCAAGTATCTTAGGTCTAttatcaaagaaaatatggagaTTGATGATAATATCATAAATTGTATTGGTGTAggatagataaaaataataaaatggagGCTCATATTCAAAGCAggatagataaaaataataaaatggagGCTCACATTCAGAGtattatgtgacaagaaggtgctaCCTAGCTAAGCTTAATAACAAGTTCTATCGGATGGTGATTAGACCAAGTATGTTGTATGCGGCCGAATATTGGCCAGTCAAGAACTCCTATATTTAGGAGATGAAAGTTGCATAAATAAGGATATTATGATGGATGTATGGGTATACTAGGAGTGAGAGGATTAGAATGGAAGATttgggataaggtaggagtcGTCGTGGCGGAAGAAAAGATGAGGGTGACGAGACTGATATATGTTTCAGCCATGTGAAAAGTAGAGACACAAATACCCCGGtatggaggtgtgagaggttgactAGATGATTTCAAGAGAGGTACAAAGGTAGGCCGAAAAAGCATTGAGGAGAAATGATTATATATAGTATGACACAATTGCAGCTCACCGATGACATGACCTTAGGTAGACATTGTAGATGACacaaattatgataaaagattGGTAGGTTGTGGAGTGTTGTCTTACTTATCCTTTCATACAAGTTGTAGAATTAATATTTCTTGTGTAATTTCTTATCCTTAATTTGTGTTACTATCTACTGCCTTTTGTATTTCGATTGTTTTGTTGAAGTTATTGTTCCTTCTTTTCtatgcttttcttttttctaaataCGATGTCATGTTGAATACGGTATTTTGCATGGTTTCTTCACTTTCATTATTTCATTTTCGATATATTTTGACATGCTTTTCAATTTCTTAAGCAGAGGGTCTACtgaaaatagtatttctatctcCCAAGATAGGATAAGGTCGTAAGTCGTAGACTATACCCTTACATTAAATAAATTCAATAGCTCATATataatcattaattttttttagatatatataatatattttttttaaaaataattgaaccCCTTTCTTCCCTTTATTTCTGCCTCTTCAATTAGGAGCGAATGAAGCTTTGAAGTATTCAATTcatttaaatttaatctttGCGGTACagaatataaattattttttataatatactaaatttaaaaataaaactcataaaattcaaattttgattagCATTACTAAagggataattattgttataccccaaaaaaaaactatttattaTTGGATACCCAATTACTTTCATATTCTTTGTTTTTAACTATCTCGCACATatgataccatgagagtatataatatactcGGATGATATCAAACAGTTTCGTTGAAACACtatctattttttcttgatactatcaaagtatattatattctgatggtatcaagaagaaactgCTTGATAAATTACTTGATACTAtcaaatgtataatatattctgatggtatcaaagagaaaCAAGGGAAAGGGCACTAACATAAATACACATTTGATACcataaaagtatatatatactataatggTATCAAAGAGAAGCAGTGATGCTGACATGAGCATAACGTCATGCTCGAAATTAAAAGGGAGAAAATTGGGTAAGAGGGCAAATAATTTagattatgagtctattaaaaataaataatttaaattaggtctaaattaaataaataatttcacaattaatttattttatatagttttCCCATTACTAAAATTGTTTTGAATTACCCATTGAACCGCGGACTATGGCTGGCGGATAGCATTCGGTCGTGAAAAACACGAATGAAAGgaaaagttaattttttgtGAATTCTAAGATGTCAACTTCCCATGGAGTAGTAATTAGTGGTCCGCCGAAAGACAAGCCATGAAAACACATCAAAGCTTGTCGTGGACTCTTGTGATGCATACACGTGTCCTCATTTGCTTTGtctaatacttcaaaatatctACCTATTAAATTTCGACCTTCAACTTTGTCTCCCAAAAAAATCCAACCTGGCAGTGCAAATGTGccttgaaataaaaggagaatatagtaaatcaaaaaatatttgatatcataaaatttattgtGTGTTCTTAACGAATTTTTATCTCCATACTATTATATTTGAGATTATGAATTACTTTTTCACATGATAAAACAGAGATATCGATGAATGAAGTAGAATTATCTAAAACTTCAGCAAATCACACAAGCCACTTAGAGTCGTATCtaagatttaaatttttataaatataattttaaaatttagtatTAGAatcattataattttaaaattttaaattatctgAATTTTGATTaacatttcaaaaaatatatattttttttatcatattcaatatgaaaaaattgtaactaataatatttatcatatagatttttaatattaaaatattaatattataatattgaGTTGATCTAATCAAATTTCTCGGATAAGTGCTGAACTTTAAAATGCGTGCACTTGATAAAAGGGCATTTGCAATCTAAATTCTTATTCTCTTTGACGTACAAAAAGAACTAAAAAGATCCTTTTGTCgattaattataataaataaaataagatacTCGTGCAAATATCATTCTTGTGCTGCAAATATGAGGTTATGAATGGaggtaaaaataaaaagatagcAAACatttcttacaataatagcgTAAGGTTAGTTTTAGCCCACCTCAATTATTCTAGACATTATTTTATAATCTATTGGCTATCAACTTTTACatgtataaatataaataatttactcAATCTTgctcacattttttttcttttataaaaaaattaaactcgattctctcattatttttatttattttattgatcACTAATTCATACAATGCATATTGGAGTTGCTGTGTACCGATTATGAAACAATTAGACGACATAAAGAAGTCTATGAGCCTgtttgaatgaatttattttaagtaacttataaattaaaaattgcttataagtttaaaaaaaatagatgtagttcaacttattttttattttataagctgttttcaatttataagctacttaaaataaatccattcaaataaattcaattatttattagggtttattttaagtataaaatgactttaaattaaccagtcaaacactcaaaacaacttataaaccaattcaaactctctctctctctatatatatatatatatatacacacacgactaaccatctttctttaattagtaaaaaaaaatttaattaaaaatgaacGAATAGTTATTGGTCTATCAAAATTCGTCGATTTCACGAgtgattgtttttttttgaatgttttATTGTCAAAAAATAGAGAGTGGTTGTATTGCGGCGTACTTTTTGTGACTTCATGTTATATGGTCCTAATTACTCCCTGTATAAGTAACCTCCCAACTTCCTCCCACTTTCTGTAAACTACTATCGATTCCCACAAATCTctatcacaaaaaaaataatttttcatccaAAAACAACATGAAGAAATCAGGTCTCTTAGCAGCCTCTGTTTCTACTGCTGCTTCCATCTCTTCTACCATCACTACCAATTCTTCTTCCAAACTTCAAATTTCTCTTCGCAAGGTAAATATTCAAGTTTTTAGCGGATTTTCctctgttttttcttttctacgTCGCTTTAATGTCGCTATCTCATCTCTTTTTCTCTCGTTAAAATCAAATTTTAGGCAGAGATTCATATCTACCATTAAAGTAATGGCATAGGCTGAGTCTTCGAGGTTTATGAGTTCTGAATTTGAAATTAGTACTACCTACATATTTAACAAATATTGGTAGAATCAAGAGTGTGACTTAGTGATCGAGTTGAAAATCATAATGTTTCAAGTTCAATTTTAGGTAACCACCAGATATTTGAATTGGTGGGAGTTAACAGATGTCCACGAAATTAGTTCAAGTTCGTATAAGTAGGCCTGGACATTATAATTAttccttttttctaaaaaaaaaaaataacaataaagttTGATCCAAAGCTACTGGATTGAGAACGAATATGTAGCCAATCCTCTCCCTCCGCCCCCTATGAACTGGGATTTGTACTTTAAGCATATATAGCAATAGATAttgaatttcttttcttttgtttcaggacgataatttgaagaaaaaggatGAAAATCGTTCAAAGCCTGTGAAAGCATCAACATCTTCAGATAAATTTGCGCCCAGATTTGATGGATTGAGGTTTATTGAGACGTTGATCACTGCTCATAGATAAGTTCACAAAAGaggcaaaattaaaaaaaaatgttttggaTGGAAATGTacaaggaaaaaagaagaagaggaattTGATATTGTAATTGATAGTCCTATTATGAGttatattttctgaatttataCTATAAAACAAGACGATTGTTTCAAGGATCAAATTTCACACAAATTGTAACTTTTCTTCCTTTTAAGATGGGGAAAACAATGTTTATGAGATTTGACTGAAGAACGTATGATTTTGCGGTTCAAATTTGTTTAGATTCTTTGGCAGGCTTTGAccactttattttttcttctttttgataTTGGGTTTAATGGTATGACGTATTAAAATATGACAGTGAGAAGATTTGTTGTGCGTAGAGGGCAAGCAGACACAGATTTGACCCAATATCAAATTGGCCAAAGGCTCAGAATGAGACTAAGAGCCCAAAAAAgcaacttttatgtatgaagtgcttttagaactttgaagtgctgaaaattatttttataaataagcagttgagtgtttggataaaagtgcttatgatgtgaattttaggattaaaagaataaaaaaaagatagtttgggaatttagttaaaatataagagatataaaagtaatttccatggtcaaagaaaatgactttaagcactttggaaaaaaaagttaggaatcctaacttttcattttttactgactttaagaactttatggcttaaagtcagcattagacaaacacgtccaaaagctaaaaaggggctttaagttggttttgaccaacttaaagccaatccaaacgggctctaagaatttttagtttatgaattttggagaataattttttttttcttattaggTTTTGAATCGAGTGTTTGTATAGATTCAATAAATCTCTAAATATAAATATAGAGTTTGAATTAAAACTATTTGTTTTGTTGAATCCATATTTATGACTATCAAGGAAAGATCTAGGGGTTGTCAGGGTGTTCATTCGAACTCCCTTTCAAACGGCTATTACAACAGAACTCAAGGGCCACCTCTGAGATTTTGAGATATTGTGTTTGTGTCTATGTAGCGATTGGACAGAAACGCTCAACTGTGGTAGAATTAGTTCAAATTCTTTCAGAAGCAAATGCTCTGAAATATTCTATTCTTGTAGCAGCCACCGCTTTGGATCCTGCTTCTCTACAATTTTGGGCCCCATATTCCGAGTGTGACATGGGGGAATATTTCCGCGATAAATGGAATGCACGTATTAATAATCTATTATGATCTTAGTAAACAGGCGGTAGCATATCGACAAGTGTCATTATTGTTACGCCGACTGTTTTTCCACTGCCAGAAGGCCCCATTAGGACAAGAACTTCACCCTTTCTGTTATACCCTTGAGTATCTACTTGTAATTGTCATGCTCAAACTGGGAAGCTCCCGACCAAATCCTacgaaaatttaaaaatcaaacaaGGAAAaaccttttttattttgttcatcacGTGTAGGTTGACTCAGTGGTTCAAAATTTACCTTAAGGTTTCAAGTTTAAACtcaatgtttttatttttcaaatcccGTTGATCAAAATTTTGGATTCGCCACTGCTAATTATGGCTTTGTCGCTACTTGTGTGCTATTTTTGATATCTTAtgggtaaaaaataaaatctctcGTATAAAATCTTATATCTAAACTCCCGAGCTTTAATTTGGTATAAGAGTGCACATGTGATGTGCAGTGTCATGGATTCACCTGCCTAGATAAAACTTACTTTTTttcgtttcaatttatgtgatgttATTTGACTTCAcacgaaatttaagaaagaaacaaaaatgcTCAGCTTCAACTTATCGCTCTTCCTTTTATTGGATGTTTAAGGCTGTTACATAACTTGGACAGTCCTATTGTGGCTTTCAGTAATACTCAATGTCGAACAACCAAAAAGATAGAGACAGGTTATTTTAGTAACAATTTCATATGAACATCAATTCAATCTCAGCCGGCAAGACATTGATTCATGATTGAAGGAGATAAGCACCCTTCAGCTATTAAAGTTataatattatctttattaaatGAATTTCATACTTAACTTGtaattaagaaaattcaataattGGACTCTCTGACTTATGTGATTTCAGGATGGGAATAATTTATAGAATCAACACATAACTAATAATAGAAGGTATTAAAGAAAAGGATTACAAGTGCAACAAGACCTGGTTTATGTTGCTCAGGCTGTCTAAAAATGTTATTGCACTAGTGTCAGATCTTCTAAAAATgtactacttttggaggatccacATTTTCAAaaagtccgagcaacataaGTTGAAAGTATGTACATTCAATAAAAGAACCCATCACAACAATATTGCTCTTCTGATATGACTACCATCAACAGTTCTGACATTTTCTTTCCAACTCAAACACTTCAATGAAGCGAAACTATAGAGAACCAAAACATTGTGTAAAAACTGGGGAAAGCAAAACTGTCCAAAATGATCTGGATCTCTCTCTAACTTGTAACTCATATTACTTCTCTATGATAACATGTTAGTCCTATTGACGTTCTGCTGTATATATGTGGCCTAGCATCTCGCCTTTGGCCTCACCATTTGTCAACAGTGAAATGTCTGTGAAGACACGTTTTTTACCGTTAAAATTGCTGACGTTAATCTGCCAGAAAGGTGAAAACTACTGCTGCCATTGTTAAAGGATGTCACGATTGTGTCTTTGTTTACGGGTGATGGACCTACCCATGCGAAGCCGCCGAGTTGTGAGTGCTTCGAACAAAACCTCCACGGCATCTTCAAGTGCTTTAGCCTGTTTACCCAATCCATAGGAAACAAAATTTGGAAGGTCATGCAGCTCATCGAGGAGGCCTATTGCTGCTGCTGCTGTACACGTACGATCCCATGATGGTTGGGGTCTGCACTTGGACAAAACGTTAGACATGACTCGGGAAAAGCCAAAGAGAAAGTAATAAAGATGAATGAGCCATCGCTGCAGATTTGGGATCATGTATCCTACCTGAGTTTATGCATCAAGGATGCTCCTGTGTTCAGCGTTATGCAAGGAATCTCCTCCTCACCCCACATTAACTTGTACCGTTCCTAATTATTAAACATCTCAGATCAATTGTTTGTCATTGAGAAATTGATTCACATTTTCCAAACTCAAATAAATCTTAACATCAATGCAACTTTGGCATGACAGGTGAACTAAagacatacaacaacaacaacaacatgcccAGTGTAGTTCCACAAGTgtggtctggagagggtaggatgtacgcaaaccttacccctacctttgtggggtagagaggttgtttctgatagacccttGGCTTAAAAGAGGTGAAACTAAAGAAATATTGTGAATAATTTGCTGTACCAAGTTTTACTCTTTTAAATCCAACTAACAGTCTTGTACTTCTTATACACGTGCCTCTCTTTTGTATGTCTTATACACGTTACAGAAGAAGATATGTTTTGGGATGTACTCCGAATAAGCAAATACAAATATGGAGTGGATAATAGCACTGGATGTATAACCTCTTCTATAACTGTCCATGTAATTCAGTCCTTCTGAGAGAGATTATGAAGGGATGGAAGGACTTCGACAAAAGATTCAACATATTTGCTGGGAGGTGAGGTAGGATAAATTTGTGGTATCAGACTTTGGTTATACACCTTTAAGGTCAGAGGGATAGCAGATACTTTCCATCTCCAGTGAGAAAAATGCAAGTGTGGCTAAAGAGATTAGGAGGGATGGTGTCCAGGGCATTTGAGGAATTTAGCTTCGAAGGCACGTATAAGACTTGAGATCGCTCAAATGATAGTATATACTAACTTCCCTGCATCAAACAAAATCATGGAGCAAGAAGACAGCTGGATTTGGAAAGGGAGTACTGGAAAGTTCACCATTAAATCACTTACATATTCTCTTAGGAGGAAAGAGACATCTTTATTTAACAAATAAggagaaataaaatatatattttctgcTGTTGTTTTGTCCAAGCAAGTTGATGAAGATGTTAATCATTTGCTCATTCACTGCAACACCAATCTGTGGAATCTCTTTTTGTGATTTCTGGTGCCTtttaaagttcaagttctataCACATTAAAGACACAAGTGTTCTGCCCTTTCGGCAGCTATGCAAGTCAATCGTCTTATTACGTCCCCTGATGGAGctttattaataaatttaagTGGTTCTAACACGCACAACTGCAATTGAAATCAGTGCATATAATATAACAAACTTAAGCAACTAAAGTAATCACCACAGTAGAGGCAGAACCTTTTTCAAATGTCCTGTAAGGCTGTAATATAAGTACttcaatcaaattaaattaaacctcaatttattatttatctttctttttttttcttccttttgaaAACATGGCGACATCCGACTACTTTGAGATGCGCTACTTGAGGTGAGGGTCTGtcgaaaacagtctctctatctcTACAAGGTAGAGGTAcggtttgcgtacactctatcctccctagacctcacttgtgggattacattgggtatgGGTATGTCGTTGTTGTTTTGTCTTTTTGACAATGTTGATGGCAAAAAATTGTTAGTTAGTAAtggaaaatgaatttaaaattacGAGTTACATTTGCGGGCTGAAATACCTTCAAACGGCTGAACATTGCACCTGAATTGCTCCATGTCCCATCAATTAGAATAAAATTCAAGGAATGGTCTCCATCTGCCTATAAATAACAGCATAAACATCAATATTCATACAATGGAGAATGAGATCATCACATAAACAAGTTCACGTGACTGATTACCGTCATGTGGTTTGAGCAGCGAAACTACAAGTCAAACTGGCATAATGTGAAATTATATTGACAAACACATGTTCAAAAGAAACTGCATAGCATTTCTTtttcagtttcaaaaaaaaaaaactgcatAGCACCGGGAAGAAACATTCTCAGACTATATAAATAGGTGCATTCCACGCCATTTAAGTCTTCGTCATTGTAATTTAGCCAGACAGTAACTTTATTCAAGGATAAGGGGTGGATAGCATAGAGGTAAAAACCCATACATCCAACCATAAGGCGGAAGTTTGAATCACCAAGGAATCAAAATGTAAAAGGACCCTTCTTGAGCTcctagttgttgttgttgttgcgtGTGTATAttgggtgggggtgggggggggTAAGGCCGGAGCTTTGGGAGAGTGATGTTTACCATATTAAATAAAGATTACACTCAAACAGAAAACACACGGTTAACTCAAAGACTAGCAAGAGAAACATAAAGACAGAATCTCACTTGATGGAAGCAAAATAGTTTTGAGAAAAACAAGAAGCAAAATAGCTTATCCCCTCTATTGGTTCGGGAGAGATAGAGAAGTAAAACCAATTTACATCTCTAAAATTTCCTTCTGGGTAACTCCATTATTTTCTACTAAGGGATTGAGAAGTCTTTTCACTTTTCCCAGTTTCGACATCATTCCCCAGAATTGCTTCCAGAGAAGAAAAGAATGGGAAAATGAATTGCTCCTTTGTTTCTACTTTTGCTTCCCCTAACTCATCTTGCCAATGACAACTTAGCCATATTACCAAGAAAAAAGTTAGGATGGAGTACCATCTCATGATGGTTTTCTACATGTGCAAAAGAAAGCCCGGCCATGCTATCCTTGACAGAATTTGTTggtgcattcttgttgggataAAGACACCAAACCTTGTCTTTTCCTGCAAATTATATAAAATGCAAATCAAAAGGTAGTCTCCTGGAAGGTTCTGATAAAAAAGGTTGCACAAGATTAAATCAAGTAAAGCTTAACTTGTTTAAATAAAGAAACAGGATACGTAACACTAACTTGGCTCCATAAGCTATCTCCTCTTTTCATGCTACATAGATGGTGTCAATTATAAGTGATGTATTATCTTAACATCCGAAAACTTGTGATCATGAAACTGGATAGAATTGTGATCATGTTCCCATTACCATGAAAATTCAAACATGGCATCTAAACTTAAGTTAATCCATAATCTAATGTTCTTGactgcatcattcaaatttatgTCAACAGGTCCATTAGTTGAATAAGATAGTTAATAACTGAATTTTCCTCTTTGCTGTTGTCAAGATATTGTCAGGAAGTTGACCAAAACTGAGAAACATGTTAAACAATTAGGAGAGGGGAAGCTAACAAAAGGCTGGCAACATTTTCTACTAACGCAGACATGTCAAAGATAGAGTGATCCAAGAATTTGACATTATCATGACTTGCACATGTTATAAACAGACCACCCACCCACTAATTTACTTGAAGTGATTTACATGCTTAATGggaaaaagggcagcccggtaaATAAAGCATCTCTGGGGAAAGGCTGCACCCCAAGGCATGTGATGTAGACAGCCTGCCATAATACAAGCATTAGTGGCTGCTTCCA
Protein-coding sequences here:
- the LOC129892102 gene encoding uncharacterized protein LOC129892102; the protein is MKKSGLLAASVSTAASISSTITTNSSSKLQISLRKDDNLKKKDENRSKPVKASTSSDKFAPRFDGLRFIETLITAHR